CCACATCGTGTCGGCGCGCGATCTCTACGGCACCACCGCGGGCTTCCTCTCGAGCGACGGCGTGCGCCTCGGCGTGGAGACCACCTTCGTGGACGCGACCGACACCGCCGCCATCCTGGCCGCCGTGCGGCCCAACACGCGGGCGGTCTTCGTGGAGGCCATCTCGAACCCCCTGCTGCGCCTGGTCGACCTTCCCGCGGTGGCCGCCGCGGTAGTGCCGCGGGGGATCGATCTCGTGGTGGACGCTTCGATGGCGTCGCCCGCGGTGCTGCGGCCCATCGAGCACGGCGCCACCATGGTGATGCACAGCCTCACCAAGTTCATTTCCGGCCACGGCGACGTGACGGGTGGTCTCGTCCTGGGCCGGAAGGAGCCCATGGCCAGGGTGCGCGCAGCGATGATCCGGGCGGGGGCGAACCTGGGCCCGTTCGACGCCTGGTTGGCCACCCGCGGGGCGCGCACTCTCGAGGTGCGCATGGCGCGGCAGTCCGCGACGGCTCTCGCATTGGGTCAGCATCTCGAGCGGCATCGCGCGGTCGCGCGCGTGTACCACCCGGGCCTCGCCTCGCATCCGCAGCACGGACTCGCCAAGCGGCTCATGACCGGACCCATGGGGTCCATGCTCTCCTTCGACCTCGCGGGCGGCGCGCTCGCGGTGGAGGCGTTCATGGCCCGGGCGCGCGCCATCGAGTTTGCGCCGAGCTTCGGCGACGTGGCCACCACATGGACCTATCCGGCGCGGACTTCGCACCGCAACGTGCCCGACGCGGACAAGGCGGCGCTTGGAATCGGCCCGGGCCTCATCCGGCTGTCGGTGGGGCTCGAGCACGTGGACGATCTCGTGGCCGAGCTGGACGAGGCCCTGCAATGAGCGCCGTCGCCGTCACGCCGGCGCGCCGCGTGGAGCCGGTCATCCTCGAGGGGCGGCACGTGCGGCTGGAGCCCCTGACGCCGGTGCACGCCCCGGCCCTCGTCGAGGCGGCGAGCGGGCGGCGCGACTCGTATGGCTTCACGGTGGTGCCCGGGACCCTCGCGGAGGCGCGGACCTATATCGAGAGCGCCCTCGCCGACCAGGCGGCCGGCCGCGCGCTGCCGTTCGCGACGCGGTCCCGCGCCGCCGGGCGCGTCGTCGGGAGCACGCGCTTCGGCAATATCGAGTTCTGGGCGTGGCCGGCGGACAGCCCGCATGCCCGGTCCGACGGCACGCCCGACGTCGTGGAGATCGGGTGGACGTGGCTGGCCGCGGGCGCCCAGCGCACCGCGGTCAACACCGAGGCCAAGCTCCTCATGCTCACGCACGCGTTCGAGAGTTGGCGCGTGCGCGCGGTCAAGCTCAACACCGACGCGCGGAATGCGCGCTCGCGCGCCGCCATCGAGCGGATCGGCGCCCGCTTCGACGGGGTGCTCCGCGCGCATCGCCCCGCATCGGACGGCGGCATCCGCGACACCGCGGCCTTCTCCCTCCTCGCCGAGGAGTGGCCGGCGGCGCGCGCCAAGCTCCGTGCACGGCTCACCGAAGGCCACCACACACCGTAGGAGGGAGAGAACCCATGGAATCCGGGACGCTGAGACTGAAGGTCGGACTGGCGGAGATGCTCAAGGGCGGCGTGATCATGGACGTGACCAACGCCGAGCAGGCCAAGATCGCCGAGGACGCGGGCGCCGTCTCGGTGATGGCGCTCGAGCGCGTGCCGTCCGACATCCGGCGCGACGGCGGCGTGGCCCGCATGTCGCCGGTGAAGAAGATCCAGGAGATCCAGCGGGCGGTGTCCATCCCGGTGATGGCCAAGTGCCGTATCGGCCACTTCGTCGAGGCGCAGATCCTCGAGGCCCTGGGCGTGGACTACATCGACGAGTCCGAGGTGCTCACCCCCGCGGACGAGCACTTCCACGTGGACAAGTTCGCCTTCAAGGTGCCGTTCGTCT
The sequence above is drawn from the Candidatus Methylomirabilota bacterium genome and encodes:
- a CDS encoding aminotransferase class I/II-fold pyridoxal phosphate-dependent enzyme; translation: MKRDTLAARGGRDMPSASRPLVAPIYQTNVYVFEDMDTVELVWEGKKAGFVYGRYGTPNHAMLEDLVARLEGAEAGVACSSGMGATTAWLLSLLASGDHIVSARDLYGTTAGFLSSDGVRLGVETTFVDATDTAAILAAVRPNTRAVFVEAISNPLLRLVDLPAVAAAVVPRGIDLVVDASMASPAVLRPIEHGATMVMHSLTKFISGHGDVTGGLVLGRKEPMARVRAAMIRAGANLGPFDAWLATRGARTLEVRMARQSATALALGQHLERHRAVARVYHPGLASHPQHGLAKRLMTGPMGSMLSFDLAGGALAVEAFMARARAIEFAPSFGDVATTWTYPARTSHRNVPDADKAALGIGPGLIRLSVGLEHVDDLVAELDEALQ
- a CDS encoding GNAT family protein, encoding MSAVAVTPARRVEPVILEGRHVRLEPLTPVHAPALVEAASGRRDSYGFTVVPGTLAEARTYIESALADQAAGRALPFATRSRAAGRVVGSTRFGNIEFWAWPADSPHARSDGTPDVVEIGWTWLAAGAQRTAVNTEAKLLMLTHAFESWRVRAVKLNTDARNARSRAAIERIGARFDGVLRAHRPASDGGIRDTAAFSLLAEEWPAARAKLRARLTEGHHTP